In Nymphaea colorata isolate Beijing-Zhang1983 chromosome 5, ASM883128v2, whole genome shotgun sequence, one genomic interval encodes:
- the LOC116254877 gene encoding uncharacterized protein LOC116254877 has translation MGFDNECIPNIQSLPGEYFCPVCRQLVYPNEAIQTQCTHLYCKPCLTYIVSTTRACPYDGYLVTEADAKPLIESNKSIAEAIGRIPVYCLYHRSGCTWQGSFSECTTHCTSCPYGSSPVVCNRCGTQIVHRQVQEHAQNCPGTQPLQQEGGQAPATSTAAVEPNQAVAASAPQAGGTTNQAAAAQTVTDQSQASTIVQSQPSSVVPTPEQWYQQYQQYYQQYPQYQQYHQHFVQYDQYQQHVQQYQPHLQTQPQGQPNAQSYLQPQPQPQPQPHSHGQPQIVPHLQQTHVQANAQPQVHTHGQPPAQPAVHQQSQANQPQAQPQPQAQPQPQPQTQSQLQPQAQSQLQSASQQPQAQVQGQPQAQALVQPQPLPQSQPQPQPQPQPQPLHQAQPQSQPQPQPQLHSQQAQPQPQPHLLPQQQVLPQPQLQPHPPAHSHAHQQHPYPQPQVQAHQHAYPQPQPYGHVQQQLPPAQLQHQQFPHQQGHVHPYPQSNLHPQHQPQMQHPLAAHQSYPQAIQTPVPQPQHQQQAVPVHLHQQNSSVQQHSMQMPVQQQPLNQPLPHQMPVPNQFPSQQMRPQHPPLQSHGSMQHHQQPAMTPMQAHHPHAPPQQQPHMAPQQSAQPVPQGHAYPGMQPPPQQQVPVTQFHQQPQAHSQPPQLYPGLPPKMGNNYQQQQAPPLTAQQPLRPHGPSAIQQHPPAQVPMNHNLPPSQATPPQQFPNAAQGAVPQHHVGRPMQNHGVQQQLLQPIPGGLLMGQDARGPIRPLLSNTGQQSSPGQNMPRTNPSLIPEQQQLSSMQHSSSQLASVASSAGSQSGATLNQANVAATSTLADMKQETMRDQATEPPALRVKSFSADAAGTNKSDSKHDDDNGCKVSKSLNSVDSLDVKEKGSCDVADKKLLSVEHTVSEDSDSSLMPQKDAELHGFSDGNLNENASSKVNAPEKLLEPSDIGNQPDTNGVIQGALKYDKDTQGEEKQEVPMDREDPEHALDLTQTKDNDIYKEKDAEDSQKSQKSQEVNGSAHTFSAPEKDSELNKLTSGPQPVEDAVGGSQAFPGRDRNGVLPQGTERNNFVSSQQHAIGGSDKTMLQHHPHIIGPMHELKAPQSGFSERSLLPLSQHVPPPDETRTMSHFVRPEQSQMQANSFPQPAHPFPAPNDRQFQPFPLQHGPPYGERGMQVQRPPLQQPLGPNLDRRFPEPPHQVPGQGQFPPSHRPQGPGPFETFSQHGPQQVMPDHFQLPAKQQVIPHTSLSNEPNNFSGPPPPFGRVESSIPPHGQAFPPHAAGPKFPRDPSAGLPMGPSRPGPFDPPGGVIPHGPMRGPDGQLVRPPPSAVEQADGLPGRRAGFFEGWQPDIRPPLSADRPLMGQASVFQPGKGPAFPQGLPDERFKSLPGEMFKSPLDEPFKPLPDEQFRSFPHDPSKRNVERKEFEEDLRKFPRPGHLDVERGPQHDDYFSSSRHQGGPINFEHARNMEGGLHGFGRDSGLKVDAAGVPPRPFGSFPSSSDNFDRKADQVGSRSDFLRPVQEFGRPHVDGLPRSPGREFGGLSRRFIGGSPRLGSGGLSRSLDDFGGKEAIGERAKSYNLSEDISNFHGRKPPMGDFEGRFPPFPSSDLGFGAISEPFGPGSLPLQLRRDIAGHLRSGEPIGPRFGESPGLLNPHSHLRFGEPFYSANLPPHLGVGESLRGEGNHYNPLMRQHEIDHPRKRKPSSMGWCRICQIDCETVEGLDLHSQTREHQKMAMDMVMSIKQDTAKKQKLSSEDRAQDDTVRSKKSSFESRGNKH, from the exons ATGGGATTTGATAACGAGTGCATACCGAATATTCAGTCACTTCCTGGAGAATATTTTTGTCCTGTTTGTCGTCAGCTGGTCTACCCTAATGAAGCTATACAAACACAGTGCACTCATCTTTATTGCAAACCTTGCTTAACATACATTGTGAGCACCACAAGGGCTTGCCCTTATGATGGCTATCTTGTGACAGAAGCAGATGCGAAG CCCCTTATAGAATCAAACAAGTCAATTGCTGAGGCTATAGGACGTATACCAGTGTATTGTCTTTATCACAGGAGTGGTTGCACATGGCAGGGTTCCTTTTCTGAGTGCACAACACATTGTACAAGTTGCCCTTATGGCTCATCCCCTGTTGTGTGCAATAGGTGTGGGACACAGATTGTTCACCGGCAAGTGCAGGAACATGCTCAGAATTGTCCA GGAACACAGCCTTTGCAACAGGAGGGTGGTCAGGCTCCAGCTACATCAACAGCAGCCGTGGAACCAAACCAGGCTGTTGCTGCAAGTGCCCCACAAGCTGGTGGAACCACTAACCAAGCTGCTGCTGCTCAGACTGTCACGGATCAGAGTCAGGCTTCTACGATTGTTCAATCCCAACCCTCTTCTGTGGTACCAACTCCAGAGCAGTGGTATCAACAATATCAGCAATACTATCAACAATATCCTCAATATCAACAATATCACCAGCACTTTGTGCAATATGACCAATATCAGCAACATGTTCAACAGTATCAGCCACACTTGCAGACTCAACCTCAGGGGCAACCCAATGCACAGTCATATTTACAGCCACAGCCTCAGCCTCAGCCTCAGCCTCATTCACATGGTCAGCCTCAAATAGTTCCTCATTTGCAGCAGACTCATGTACAGGCTAATGCTCAACCACAAGTGCACACACATGGGCAACCACCGGCACAACCTGCTGTTCATCAACAATCTCAGGCCAACCAGCCACAGGCACAACCACAGCCACAGGCACAACCACAGCCACAGCCACAGACACAGTCGCAACTACAACCTCAGGCACAATCACAGTTGCAATCTGCATCACAACAACCACAGGCCCAGGTGCAAGGACAGCCACAGGCACAGGCACTAGTGCAGCCTCAGCCACTGCCTCAGTCACAGCCACAGCCACAGCCACAGCCACAGCCTCAACCACTGCATCAGGCTCAGCCTCAATCTCAGCCTCAACCTCAGCCTCAGCTGCACTCACAACAAGCGCAACCGCAACCTCAGCCTCATTTACTGCCACAGCAACAAGTTTTGCCTCAGCCTCAGTTACAGCCCCATCCTCCTGCACATTCTCATGCTCATCAGCAACACCCATATCCTCAACCCCAAGTCCAGGCTCATCAGCACGCATATCCACAGCCTCAACCCTATGGGCATGTGCAGCAACAACTGCCTCCTGCTCAGCTACAGCATCAGCAGTTTCCTCATCAACAAGGTCATGTTCATCCGTATCCACAATCAAATCTACATCCTCAGCATCAACCACAGATGCAGCATCCTCTGGCGGCTCATCAGTCTTATCCCCAAGCAATCCAGACTCCTGTTCCACAACCCCAACATCAGCAACAGGCTGTCCCAGTGCATCTTCACCAGCAGAATTCTTCAGTTCAACAGCATTCTATGCAGATGCCTGTTCAACAGCAGCCACTAAACCAACCTCTTCCTCATCAGATGCCAGTACCTAATCAATTTCCTTCCCAGCAGATGCGGCCTCAACATCCTCCCTTGCAATCTCATGGATCCATGCAACACCACCAACAACCAGCCATGACACCCATGCAAGCTCATCACCCGCATGCCCCTCCACAGCAGCAGCCACATATGGCACCTCAGCAGTCTGCTCAACCGGTTCCTCAAGGGCATGCTTACCCAGGCATGCAACCGCCACCACAGCAACAGGTGCCAGTGACACAGTTCCATCAACAGCCACAGGCGCATTCCCAGCCTCCCCAGTTATACCCTGGACTACCACCCAAAATGGGGAACAACTACCAACAACAACAGGCCCCACCCTTAACAGCACAGCAGCCTTTGCGTCCACATGGGCCTTCTGCTATCCAACAGCATCCTCCGGCACAGGTCCCAATGAACCACAATTTGCCTCCCTCACAGGCTACACCTCCACAACAATTCCCAAATGCTGCACAAGGAGCAGTTCCACAGCACCATGTTGGCCGGCCTATGCAAAATCATGGAGTGCAACAACAGCTCTTACAACCAATTCCTGGTGGACTTCTCATGGGACAGGATGCACGTGGCCCCATTAGGCCACTGTTGTCTAACACTGGCCAACAGTCTTCTCCAGGCCAAAATATGCCAAGGACAAATCCTTCGCTCATACCTGAACAGCAGCAACTCTCTTCCATGCAACATTCTTCCAGTCAGCTAGCTTCAGTCGCTTCTTCTGCAGGATCACAATCTGGTGCTACTCTCAATCAGGCAAATGTTGCAGCTACTTCGACGCTTGCTGACATGAAGCAAGAAACCATGCGGGATCAAGCCACCGAGCCTCCTGCTTTACGTGTTAAATCCTTTTCTGCAGATGCTGCAGGAACCAACAAATCAGATTCTAAACATGATGATGACAATGGGTGTAAGGTGTCAAAATCTTTGAACAGCGTAGACTCTTTGGATGTCAAAGAGAAGGGAAGTTGTGATGTTGCAGATAAAAAACTGTTGTCTGTGGAGCATACTGTTTCTGAGGATTCTGATTCTTCTTTGATGCCTCAAAAGGATGCTGAGCTACATGGATTTAGTGATGGTAACCTAAATGAGAATGCTTCCTCAAAGGTGAATGCTCCTGAGAAGCTGTTAGAACCTTCAGATATTGGTAATCAGCCAGATACAAATGGAGTCATACAGGGTGCCTTGAAGTATGACAAGGATACCCAAGGAGAGGAAAAGCAAGAGGTTCCCATGGATAGGGAAGATCCTGAGCATGCACTTGATCTCACTCAAACAAAAGacaatgatatttataaagagaaGGATGCAGAAGATTCACAAAAATCCCAGAAGTCTCAGGAGGTTAATGGGTCTGCTCATACTTTTTCGGCTCCTGAGAAAGATTcagagttaaacaagttaacttCTGGGCCTCAGCCAGTGGAGGATGCAGTTGGGGGGTCACAAGCTTTTCCAGGACGTGATAGAAATGGTGTTCTACCTCAGGGAActgaaagaaataattttgtgTCTTCACAGCAGCATGCAATTGGTGGTTCTGATAAAACCATGTTGCAGCATCATCCACACATCATAGGTCCAATGCACGAGCTGAAGGCACCACAATCTGGTTTCTCAGAGAGGAGTTTGCTGCCACTTTCCCAGCACGTTCCTCCTCCTGATGAAACACGTACAATGAGCCACTTTGTCCGTCCGGAGCAGAGTCAGATGCAAGCAAATAGTTTTCCACAGCCTGCCCATCCCTTTCCTGCACCTAATGACAGGCAGTTTCAGCCATTCCCTCTTCAGCATGGCCCTCCTTATGGCGAAAGGGGTATGCAAGTTCAGCGGCCTCCATTACAACAGCCCCTGGGGCCTAATTTGGATAGGAGGTTTCCAGAGCCACCACATCAAGTTCCAGGTCAGGGGCAGTTCCCACCAAGTCATAGGCCTCAAGGCCCTGGTCCATTTGAAACCTTTTCCCAACATGGACCACAACAAGTCATGCCTGATCATTTTCAGCTGCCTGCTAAGCAGCAAGTTATACCCCATACTTCCTTAAGTAATGAACCCAATAACTTTTCTGGTCCACCACCGCCCTTTGGCAGAGTTGAAAGCTCCATTCCTCCTCATGGACAGGCCTTCCCACCTCATGCTGCAGGCCCAAAATTCCCCAGGGATCCATCTGCAGGACTGCCTATGGGGCCATCACGCCCTGGCCCTTTTGATCCTCCAGGTGGCGTGATCCCTCATGGACCTATGAGAGGTCCTGATGGTCAACTAGTCAGGCCTCCTCCAAGTGCAGTTGAACAAGCTGATGGTTTGCCAGGCCGAAGAGCTGGATTTTTTGAAGGTTGGCAGCCAGACATTCGTCCACCTTTATCAGCTGATCGTCCACTAATGGGCCAAGCTTCTGTATTTCAGCCTGGCAAGGGACCTGCATTTCCCCAAGGTTTACCAGATGAACGATTCAAGTCTCTTCCTGGTGAGATGTTCAAATCTCCACTGGATGAACCATTCAAACCTTTGCCAGATGAACAGTTCAGGTCATTCCCACATGATCCATCCAAGCGAAATGTCGAGCGGAAAGAGTTTGAGGAAGACCTTAGAAAGTTTCCTCGCCCTGGTCATCTTGATGTTGAAAGGGGACCCCAACATGATGATTACTTTTCATCTTCACGGCATCAAGGTGGTCCTATCAACTTTGAACATGCAAGGAACATGGAAGGTGGGCTCCATGGATTTGGACGTGACTCTGGGCTTAAAGTTGATGCTGCTGGAGTTCCACCAAGGCCTTTTGGTTCATTTCCTAGTAGCAGTGATAATTTTGATAGAAAAGCTGATCAAGTTGGCTCTAGGTCTGATTTTCTTCGACCAGTTCAAGAATTTGGCCGTCCTCACGTTGATGGTCTTCCAAGAAGCCCAGGAAGGGAATTTGGTGGTCTATCCAGGCGTTTCATTGGTGGATCACCTCGTCTTGGTTCTGGTGGTCTTTCACGCTCCTTAGATGATTTTGGTGGAAAAGAGGCCATCGGTGAGCGTGCTAAGTCATATAATTTATCTGAAGATATCTCCAATTTCCATGGCAGAAAACCACCAATGGGTGACTTTGAGGGCCGTTTCCCACCGTTCCCTTCATCTGATCTTGGTTTTGGTGCTATCAGTGAGCCGTTTGGTCCTGGCAGTTTGCCTCTTCAGTTGAGGCGTGACATTGCTGGCCATCTGCGAAGTGGTGAACCTATTGGACCACGTTTTGGTGAATCACCAGGTCTGTTGAATCCCCATAGCCATTTGCGATTTGGAGAGCCATTTTATTCAGCGAATTTGCCTCCTCATCTAGGTGTTGGTGAGTCTCTTCGTGGAGAAGGCAACCACTATAATCCA TTGATGCGTCAGCATGAGATCGATCATCCAAGGAAAAGGAAGCCTAGCAGTATGGGATGGTGCCGTATCTGTCAGATTGACTGTGAAACTGTGGAGGGTTTGGACCTACACTCCCAAACACGCGAGCATCAAAAAATGGCAATGGATATGGTTATGAGCATCAAGCAGGATACTGCCAAGAAACAAAAACT GTCCTCTGAAGACCGTGCACAAGATGATACAGTTAGGTCAAAGAAATCTAGTTTTGAAAGTCGTGGAAATAAGCATTGA
- the LOC116253847 gene encoding fructokinase-like 1, chloroplastic, translating to MASAVPVPSFSQVPLPFSCSSLQSPSAGPLNALPASSRLPLRKVPAPRPRHALDYSIRVVSLVPTSGKLKKMASHGLLQSGGSEKVFAHYGRLEENTVVFRSRISGEFGTLSVSLQRGGAKKIGASKTTSSSEESPEAMAGDSKETAKSKRRASKKSRGEELVGSSGDAGNTNTNLAKPASRGRKKSSTRKTKSGKKVEEVDLAEKEKVGSKEEEEDEGGEDYDDMMDFPYESPGLICCFGAAQREFVPSVRVSDRQMHPDIYSTWKGLQWSPPEFSRAPGGPPSNVAIAHVRLGGRAAFMGKVGNDEFGNDLVYKMNTEKVQTRAVKIDPSSKTAMSYMKIVCKGGKLSMKTVKECAEDSLKSSELNLAVLKEAKIFHFNSEVLTSPSMHAALFKAIRLSKKFGGYIFFDPNMPLPLWKSREEAWDVIKEAWNQANIIELTKQELEFLLDEQYYEKKREYRPQYYAESYDQTKKRRDYYHYTREEISPLWHDNIKILFITDGLFRIHYYTPQFEGTVIGTEDVLITPFTCDRTGSGDALVAGIMRKLVEHPEVYEDQDKLERDLRFAISAGIISQWTIGAVRGFPTESATQNLKEQVYIPSMW from the exons ATGGCGTCTGCAGTTCCTGTTCCCTCATTTTCTCAGGTACCGTTGCCATTTTCATGTTCATCTCTGCAATCTCCCTCTGCAGGGCCTTTGAATGCGCTTCCTGCTTCTAGCCGTCTACCGTTGCGAAAAGTACCGGCTCCGAGGCCACGGCATGCTCTCGATTATTCGATAAGGGTTGTTTCCCTGGTGCCAACATCAGGAAAACTGAAGAAGATGGCGTCGCATGGTCTTCTTCAATCGGGTGGAAGTGAGAAAGTTTTTGCCCATTATGGTCGCTTGGAGGAAAATACCGTAGTTTTTAGGTCACGCATTTCGGGAGAATTTGGTACGTTGAGTGTGTCTCTGCAACGAGGAGGTGCCAAGAAAATCGGGGCGTCGAAGACGACTTCCAGTTCCGAGGAATCTCCAGAAGCCATGGCGGGCGACAGCAAAGAAACCGCGAAATCGAAACGAAGGGCGTCGAAGAAGTCGCGAGGAGAGGAACTGGTGGGGTCGTCGGGCGATGCAGGGAACACTAACACCAATTTGGCGAAACCGGCAAGCAGAGGCCGGAAGAAGAGTTCTACCAGAAAGACGAAGAGCGGTAAGAAAGTGGAAGAGGTTGATTTGGCAGAGAAGGAAAAGGTAggaagcaaagaagaagaagaggacgaGGGTGGGGAAGATTACGACGACATGATGGATTTTCCATATGAATCGCCTGGATTAATTTGCTGTTTCGGTGCTGCTCAGCGAGAGTTTGTGCCGTCTGTCAGGGTATCCGACCGCCAGATGCACCCGGATATCTATTCGACCTGGAAAGGCCTCCAATGGAGCCCGCCAGAGTTTTCGAGGGCCCCCGGAGGGCCGCCGTCCAACGTCGCCATTGCCCATGTGCGCCTTGGCGGGCGGGCGGCTTTCATGGGCAAGGTCGGAAACGACGAATTCGGGAACGATTTAGTTTACAAGATGAACACGGAGAAGGTTCAGACTCGGGCTGTGAAGATCGATCCTTCTTCAAAGACTGCAATGTCTTATATGAAAATCGTTTGCAAGGGTGGCAAGCTGAGCATGAAGACTGTGAAAGAATGTGCAGAAGATTCTCTTAAGAGCTCAGAATTGAACCTGGCCGTGTTAAAAGAG GCCAAGATTTTCCATTTCAATTCTGAGGTACTCACATCGCCCTCCATGCATGCTGCACTTTTTAAAGCCATAAGGCTATCAAAAAAATTTGgtggatatatattttttgatcCGAATATGCCACTGCCTCTGTGGAAATCCCGTGAGGAGGCATGGGATGTGATAAAGGAAGCATGGAACCAAGCGAACATCATTGAGCTAACCAAACAAGAGTTGGAATTTTTGCTTGATGAGCAATATTATGAGAAGAAGAGGGAATATAGGCCTCAGTATTATGCAGAAAGCTATGACCAGACAAAGAAGCGGAGAGATTATTACCATTATACACGCGAAGAGATATCTCCTTTGTGGCACGATAATATAAAAATTCTTTTCATTACAGATGGACTATTTAGGATTCATTACTATACACCACAGTTTGAGGGGACAGTGATCGGTACAGAAGACGTTCTCATTACTCCGTTTACATGTGATAGAACTGGTTCAGGAGATGCCCTTGTTGCAGGTATCATGAGAAAGCTAGTAGAGCATCCAGAGGTATATGAGGATCAAGACAAGCTGGAGAGAGATCTTCGATTTGCAATTTCTGCAGGAATTATATCCCAATGGACCATTGGTGCAGTAAGAGGGTTTCCAACTGAAAGTGCTACACAGAATTTGAAAGAGCAGGTATACATACCCTCCATGTGGTAA